Below is a window of bacterium DNA.
GCGGGCCGCTCCGGTGGAGTTGGTCGAGGAGTTGGCCCCGGAGATCGACCGGAGGTTGCTGGAGCTGGTGCATGCCCCCGGCTATGTCGACTACATCGAACAGGTCTGTGCCTCGGGAGGCGCTCAGCTGGATCCGGACACGGCGGCGGTTCCGGCCTCGTGGGAAGCCGCCGTCCGGGCTGCCGGAGCGGGCCCCTTGGCGGTCCGGCGACTGGAAGAGGAGGAGGCCGACCTGGCCTTTCTGGCGG
It encodes the following:
- a CDS encoding histone deacetylase family protein, which produces MRVLAVSHPVFEEHDAGRGHPERPARLGAAVRGVRAAPVELVEELAPEIDRRLLELVHAPGYVDYIEQVCASGGAQLDPDTAAVPASWEAAVRAAGAGPLAVRRLEEEEADLAFLA